A genomic segment from Rhodospirillum centenum SW encodes:
- the rplV gene encoding 50S ribosomal protein L22 → MGKPAAERRLSENEAQAFARLIRSSPRKLNLVAQLIRGKAAGEALALLTFSKRRVAGEVKKVLQSAIANAENNHQLDVDRLYVSHATVGRALVMKRFHARARGRGARVEKWFSNLTVVVRERADEPVQEAAE, encoded by the coding sequence ATGGGCAAGCCAGCGGCAGAGCGGCGCCTCTCCGAAAACGAGGCCCAGGCCTTCGCCCGGTTGATCCGGTCGAGCCCGCGTAAGCTGAACCTGGTCGCGCAGCTGATCCGGGGAAAGGCGGCCGGTGAGGCGCTGGCCCTGCTCACCTTCTCCAAGCGGCGTGTCGCCGGCGAGGTGAAGAAGGTGTTGCAGTCGGCCATCGCCAACGCCGAAAACAACCATCAGCTCGACGTCGACCGGCTGTACGTGTCCCACGCCACCGTGGGCCGTGCCCTGGTGATGAAGCGCTTCCACGCCCGGGCCCGCGGTCGCGGCGCCCGCGTCGAGAAGTGGTTCAGCAATCTCACCGTGGTGGTGCGTGAGCGCGCCGACGAGCCGGTCCAGGAGGCCGCCGAGTAA
- the rplN gene encoding 50S ribosomal protein L14 — protein MIQMQTNLEVADNSGARRVQCIKVLGGAGRRFASVGDIIVVSVKEAIPRGRVKKGDVHRAVIVRTAKEIRREDGSCIRFDRNAAVLINKQGEPIGTRIFGPVTRELRAKKYMKIISLAPEVL, from the coding sequence ATGATCCAGATGCAAACCAACCTGGAGGTCGCGGACAACAGCGGCGCGCGCCGGGTGCAGTGCATCAAGGTGCTGGGCGGCGCGGGTCGCCGGTTCGCCTCCGTCGGCGACATCATCGTCGTCTCGGTGAAGGAGGCGATCCCGCGCGGCCGCGTGAAGAAGGGTGACGTGCATCGCGCCGTCATCGTCCGCACCGCCAAGGAGATCCGTCGTGAAGACGGCTCCTGCATCCGCTTCGACCGCAACGCGGCCGTGCTCATCAACAAGCAGGGCGAGCCGATCGGCACCCGCATCTTCGGGCCGGTGACGCGTGAGCTGCGCGCCAAGAAGTACATGAAGATCATTTCCCTGGCGCCGGAGGTGTTGTGA
- the rplD gene encoding 50S ribosomal protein L4 → MKTTVKNLNNETVGEIELADEVFGLPTRQDILTRMVLWQLAKRRQGTHKTKGISEIAGTTKKPWRQKGTGRARQGSTRSPQFRGGARIFGPVVRSHEHDLTKKVRKLALKTALSTKAAEGKLFVLEAAKADTHKTKALAAQLKTLGLTSALIIDGANLDETFVRAARNIPHLDVLPEQGANVYDILRRDVLVLTRNAVEQLEARLK, encoded by the coding sequence ATGAAGACGACGGTCAAGAACCTGAACAACGAGACGGTCGGCGAGATCGAGCTGGCTGACGAGGTCTTCGGCCTGCCGACCCGGCAGGACATTCTGACCCGCATGGTGCTGTGGCAGCTCGCCAAGCGCCGGCAGGGCACGCACAAGACCAAGGGCATCAGCGAGATCGCCGGCACCACGAAGAAGCCGTGGCGCCAGAAGGGCACCGGCCGCGCCCGCCAGGGCTCGACCCGCTCGCCGCAGTTCCGCGGCGGCGCGCGCATCTTCGGGCCGGTCGTGCGCAGCCATGAGCACGATCTGACCAAGAAGGTCCGCAAGCTGGCCCTGAAGACCGCCCTGTCGACCAAGGCCGCCGAGGGCAAGCTCTTCGTGCTGGAGGCCGCCAAGGCCGACACGCACAAGACGAAGGCGCTGGCCGCCCAGCTCAAGACGCTGGGGCTGACCTCCGCCCTGATCATCGATGGCGCCAACCTGGACGAGACGTTCGTGCGGGCTGCCCGCAACATCCCGCACCTGGATGTGCTGCCGGAGCAGGGGGCCAACGTCTACGACATCCTGCGTCGCGATGTGCTGGTGCTCACCCGCAACGCGGTCGAGCAGCTGGAGGCCCGCCTGAAATGA
- the rpsQ gene encoding 30S ribosomal protein S17 — translation MPRRILQGTVVSDKGDKTVIVLVERRVMHPVYKKFIKQSKKYAAHDEANAFKIGDVVQIEECRPISKRKRWTVVTGAAAEAGAAS, via the coding sequence ATGCCCCGGCGTATTTTGCAGGGCACGGTGGTGAGCGACAAGGGCGACAAGACGGTCATCGTCTTGGTAGAACGCCGCGTCATGCACCCCGTCTATAAGAAGTTCATCAAGCAGTCCAAGAAGTATGCCGCCCACGACGAGGCGAACGCGTTCAAGATCGGCGATGTCGTCCAGATCGAGGAATGCCGTCCGATCTCCAAGCGGAAGCGGTGGACCGTGGTTACCGGCGCGGCCGCCGAGGCCGGCGCTGCAAGCTGA
- the rplX gene encoding 50S ribosomal protein L24, which yields MAAKIRKNDRVVVLTGKDKGKTGEVIEVLPKENRVKVRGVNLVKKHQRPTPTQQGGIVEIEAALHVSNVAHIDPKTSKPTRVGFKTLEDGRKVRVAKASGEIIDL from the coding sequence ATGGCCGCGAAGATCCGCAAGAACGACCGCGTGGTCGTCCTCACCGGCAAGGACAAGGGAAAGACGGGTGAGGTCATCGAGGTCCTGCCGAAGGAGAACCGGGTCAAGGTGCGGGGCGTCAATCTGGTGAAGAAGCACCAGCGCCCGACCCCGACCCAGCAGGGCGGCATTGTCGAGATCGAGGCGGCGCTGCACGTGTCCAACGTGGCGCACATCGACCCGAAGACCAGCAAGCCGACCCGCGTGGGGTTCAAGACGCTCGAAGACGGCCGCAAGGTGCGCGTCGCCAAGGCGTCCGGCGAAATCATCGACCTGTGA
- the rplB gene encoding 50S ribosomal protein L2 translates to MALKTFRPITPSLRQLVLVDRSELWKGKPVKALTEGLTGSGGRNNTGRITARRMGGGHKRRYRLVDFKRRMKPDMPATVERLEYDPNRTAFIALIRYTDGTLAYILAPQRLKAGDTVVSGEKVDVKPGNAMPLRNIPVGTIVHNVELKPGKGGQLARAAGTYLQLVGRDQGYAQLKLPSGELRVVRGECFATIGAVSNPDQANVVIGKAGRNRWLGRRPSVRGVVMNPIDHPHGGGEGRTSGGRHPVTPWGKPTKGKKTRQNKATDKFIIRRRAK, encoded by the coding sequence ATGGCATTGAAGACGTTCCGTCCCATCACGCCGAGCCTGCGCCAGCTTGTGCTGGTCGACCGCTCGGAGCTGTGGAAGGGCAAGCCCGTCAAGGCTTTGACCGAGGGCCTCACCGGCTCCGGCGGCCGCAACAACACCGGCCGCATCACCGCGCGCCGCATGGGTGGTGGCCACAAGCGCCGCTACCGCCTGGTGGACTTCAAGCGCCGCATGAAGCCGGACATGCCGGCGACCGTGGAGCGGCTGGAGTACGATCCGAACCGGACGGCGTTCATCGCCCTGATCCGGTACACGGACGGCACCCTGGCCTACATCCTGGCGCCGCAGCGGCTGAAGGCCGGCGACACCGTCGTCTCCGGTGAGAAGGTCGACGTGAAGCCGGGCAACGCCATGCCGCTGCGGAACATCCCGGTCGGCACCATCGTGCACAATGTCGAGCTGAAGCCGGGCAAGGGCGGGCAGTTGGCGCGCGCCGCCGGTACCTACCTGCAGCTCGTCGGCCGCGACCAGGGCTACGCCCAGCTCAAGCTGCCCTCGGGCGAGCTGCGCGTCGTCCGCGGGGAATGCTTCGCCACCATCGGCGCGGTTTCGAACCCGGACCAGGCCAACGTCGTGATCGGCAAGGCCGGCCGCAACCGCTGGCTCGGGCGTCGCCCGTCCGTCCGCGGCGTGGTCATGAACCCGATCGACCACCCGCACGGCGGCGGCGAAGGCCGCACGTCCGGCGGCCGCCACCCGGTCACCCCGTGGGGCAAGCCGACCAAGGGTAAGAAGACGCGTCAAAACAAGGCGACGGACAAGTTCATCATCCGTCGTCGTGCGAAGTAA
- the rplP gene encoding 50S ribosomal protein L16 — protein MLSPKRTKYRKAHKGRIHGTAKGGTSLNFGAYGLKAVEPMRVTARQIESARRAITRHLKRQGRVWIRIFPDLPVSTKPAEVRMGSGKGSPEFWAARVHPGRIMFEVDGVPLDLAKRAFELAAAKLPIKTRFITRLGEGGEA, from the coding sequence ATGCTGAGTCCGAAGCGTACCAAGTACCGCAAGGCCCACAAGGGCCGTATCCACGGCACGGCCAAGGGCGGTACCTCCCTCAATTTCGGTGCCTACGGCCTGAAGGCCGTGGAGCCGATGCGCGTCACCGCGCGCCAGATCGAGAGCGCGCGCCGGGCCATCACCCGCCACCTGAAGCGTCAGGGGCGGGTCTGGATCCGGATTTTCCCCGACCTCCCGGTCTCGACCAAGCCGGCCGAAGTCCGAATGGGCTCCGGTAAGGGTTCGCCCGAATTCTGGGCGGCCCGGGTGCATCCGGGTCGTATCATGTTCGAGGTCGACGGCGTTCCGCTCGACCTCGCCAAGCGCGCCTTCGAGCTGGCGGCTGCCAAGCTGCCGATCAAGACGCGGTTCATCACCCGCCTGGGTGAGGGAGGTGAGGCATGA
- the rpsH gene encoding 30S ribosomal protein S8: MNLSDPLGDMLTRIRNGQKARMSVITSPASKLRTNVLEVLKREGYIRGYNVEDVRPGVRNLRIELKYHEGEPVIKEIHRVSKPGRRIYSKIADLPRVYNGLGIAILSTPRGVMSDAEARAANVGGEVLCKVF, translated from the coding sequence ATGAACCTGAGCGATCCCCTGGGCGATATGCTGACCCGTATCCGGAACGGTCAGAAGGCCCGTATGTCGGTCATCACGAGCCCGGCCTCGAAGCTGCGCACGAATGTCCTGGAAGTGCTGAAGCGTGAGGGCTACATCCGCGGCTACAATGTCGAGGACGTCCGTCCCGGTGTGCGCAATCTGCGCATCGAGCTGAAGTACCATGAAGGCGAGCCTGTGATTAAGGAGATCCACCGCGTCTCCAAGCCGGGCCGCCGCATCTACTCGAAGATCGCCGACCTGCCCCGTGTCTACAACGGGCTGGGTATTGCGATCCTGTCGACGCCGCGGGGCGTCATGTCCGATGCGGAGGCCCGCGCTGCCAATGTCGGCGGCGAGGTCCTCTGCAAGGTGTTCTAA
- the rpsC gene encoding 30S ribosomal protein S3, whose translation MGQKVNPVGLRLGINRTWDSRWFAARDYAVLLHQDLKLRKFLQGKLQAAGVSRIVIERPAKKARVTIHTARPGVVIGKKGADIEKLRGTLGTMAGGEVSLNIVEIRKPELDARLIAENIASQLERRVAFRRAMKRAVQSAMRLGAQGIRINCSGRLGGAEIARLEWYREGRVPLHTLRADIDYGTATAKTTYGTCGVKVWVFKGEILAHDPMAQDKRAMEQAPAR comes from the coding sequence ATGGGTCAGAAAGTCAATCCCGTCGGGCTGCGGCTCGGCATCAACCGGACCTGGGACAGCCGCTGGTTCGCCGCGCGCGACTATGCGGTGCTGCTGCACCAGGATCTGAAGCTGCGCAAGTTCCTGCAGGGCAAGCTGCAGGCTGCCGGCGTGTCCCGCATCGTCATCGAGCGGCCGGCCAAGAAGGCCCGCGTCACCATCCACACGGCCCGTCCGGGTGTGGTGATCGGCAAGAAGGGCGCCGACATCGAGAAGCTGCGCGGTACGCTGGGCACCATGGCCGGCGGTGAGGTCAGCCTGAACATCGTCGAGATCCGCAAGCCGGAACTCGACGCCCGGCTGATCGCCGAGAACATCGCCAGCCAGCTCGAGCGCCGTGTCGCCTTCCGTCGCGCCATGAAGCGCGCCGTGCAGTCGGCCATGCGTCTGGGCGCCCAGGGCATCCGGATCAACTGCTCCGGCCGTCTGGGCGGGGCGGAGATCGCGCGTCTGGAGTGGTACCGCGAAGGCCGCGTGCCGCTGCACACCCTCCGCGCCGACATCGACTACGGGACGGCCACGGCCAAGACCACCTACGGCACCTGCGGCGTGAAGGTCTGGGTGTTCAAGGGTGAGATCCTGGCGCACGACCCCATGGCGCAGGACAAGCGCGCCATGGAGCAGGCGCCGGCCCGCTGA
- the rpsN gene encoding 30S ribosomal protein S14 encodes MAKKSSVEKNKRRRKMVAQQAPKREALRAIARDRTLPPEERFQAVLKLAEMPRNGSKVRIRNRCELTGRPRAYYRKFRLSRVTLRELASTGQIPGMTKSSW; translated from the coding sequence ATGGCTAAGAAGAGCTCTGTCGAGAAGAACAAGCGCCGCCGCAAGATGGTGGCGCAGCAGGCGCCGAAGCGCGAAGCGCTGCGTGCCATCGCCCGCGACCGCACCCTCCCCCCGGAGGAGCGGTTCCAGGCGGTCCTGAAGCTGGCCGAGATGCCGCGCAACGGCAGCAAGGTCCGCATCCGGAACCGCTGCGAGCTGACGGGGCGCCCGCGCGCCTACTATCGCAAGTTCCGTCTCTCCCGCGTCACGCTGCGTGAGCTGGCCTCTACGGGCCAGATCCCCGGCATGACCAAGTCGAGCTGGTAA
- the rpsS gene encoding 30S ribosomal protein S19, whose protein sequence is MTRSVWKGPFVDGYLLKKAEKARASGRNEIIKIWSRRSTILPQFVGLTFGVYNGQKFLPVLVTENMIGHKFGEFSPTRTFYGHAADKKAKRK, encoded by the coding sequence GTGACCCGTTCCGTCTGGAAGGGGCCGTTCGTTGACGGCTACCTGTTGAAGAAGGCAGAGAAGGCGCGCGCGTCGGGCCGCAACGAGATCATCAAGATCTGGTCGCGCCGCTCCACCATCCTGCCGCAGTTCGTGGGCCTCACCTTCGGGGTGTACAACGGCCAGAAGTTCCTGCCGGTGCTGGTGACCGAGAACATGATCGGTCACAAGTTCGGAGAGTTCTCGCCGACGCGGACGTTCTACGGCCACGCGGCCGACAAGAAGGCGAAGAGGAAGTAA
- the rplE gene encoding 50S ribosomal protein L5, which translates to MAARLKERYDTVVRPSLKAEFNYANDMEVPRIEKIVINMGVGEAAGDGKKIQSAVADLTAITGQKPVVTRARKSIAQFKLRENMPIGCKVTLRRDRMYEFLDRLVTIALPRVRDFRGIPGNSFDGRGNYAMGLKEQLIFPEIDYDKVDEVRGMDIIIVTTAKTDKEAKALLKGFDMPFSN; encoded by the coding sequence ATGGCTGCCCGACTGAAAGAGCGTTACGACACCGTGGTCCGGCCGAGTCTGAAGGCGGAGTTCAACTACGCCAACGACATGGAAGTGCCGCGCATCGAGAAGATCGTCATCAACATGGGCGTCGGCGAAGCGGCCGGCGACGGCAAGAAGATCCAGTCCGCCGTTGCCGATCTGACCGCGATCACCGGCCAGAAGCCCGTTGTGACGCGCGCCCGCAAGTCCATCGCCCAGTTCAAGCTGCGCGAGAACATGCCGATCGGCTGCAAGGTCACCCTGCGCCGCGACCGCATGTACGAGTTCCTCGACCGTCTGGTGACGATCGCCCTGCCGCGTGTCCGCGACTTCCGCGGCATCCCCGGCAACAGCTTCGATGGCCGTGGCAACTACGCCATGGGCCTGAAGGAGCAGTTGATCTTCCCGGAAATCGACTACGACAAGGTCGACGAGGTCCGGGGCATGGACATCATCATCGTGACGACGGCGAAGACCGACAAGGAGGCCAAGGCGCTCCTGAAGGGCTTCGACATGCCGTTCAGCAACTGA
- the rpmC gene encoding 50S ribosomal protein L29, translating to MTKATDIRTKSADELNEQLLQLKKEQFNLRFQRASGQLENTARVREVRRDIARIKTILGERTRSAQPAS from the coding sequence ATGACGAAGGCCACCGACATTCGCACCAAGAGCGCGGATGAGCTGAACGAGCAGCTCCTCCAGCTCAAGAAGGAGCAGTTCAACCTGCGCTTCCAGCGCGCCTCCGGGCAGTTGGAGAACACGGCGCGGGTCCGGGAGGTGCGTCGCGACATCGCGCGCATCAAGACCATCCTGGGCGAGCGGACCCGGTCCGCTCAGCCCGCGTCCTGA
- a CDS encoding 50S ribosomal protein L23: MSKTTTKPTVSQERMYDLILAPVITEKATMGSEHNQVTFKVPLDASKPEIKAAVEGVFKVKVTAVNTVVVKGKTKRFRGTVYRRSDYKKAVVTLAEGQTIDVTTGV, encoded by the coding sequence ATGAGCAAGACCACGACGAAGCCGACGGTGAGCCAGGAGCGGATGTACGATCTGATCCTCGCTCCTGTCATCACCGAGAAGGCCACCATGGGCTCGGAGCACAACCAGGTCACCTTCAAGGTGCCCCTGGATGCCTCCAAGCCGGAGATCAAGGCGGCGGTCGAGGGCGTGTTCAAGGTCAAGGTCACGGCGGTCAACACCGTCGTGGTCAAGGGCAAGACCAAGCGCTTCCGCGGCACTGTCTACCGCCGGTCGGACTACAAGAAGGCCGTCGTCACCCTCGCCGAGGGACAGACGATCGACGTGACGACGGGCGTGTGA